The Staphylococcus simiae genome includes the window ATATAGAATCGGGCCATTTTTATACACTTTTAGGTCCTTCAGGCTGTGGAAAAACAACTATTTTAAAGTTAATTGCAGGTTTTGAATATCCTGATAGTGGAGAAGTTATTTATCAAAATAAAGCTATCGGAAAATTACCGCCTAATAAACGAAAAGTAAATACTGTATTCCAAGATTATGCACTTTTTCCACATTTAAATGTCTATGATAATATAGCGTTTGGATTAAAACTCAAAAAATTACCAACAAAAGAAATAGATAAAAAGGTTACAGAAGCATTAAAATTAGTTAAATTATCTGGTTATGAACAACGTAACATCAATGGGATGAGTGGTGGTCAAAAACAACGTGTTGCCATTGCACGCGCCATTGTAAATGAACCTGAGATTTTATTGCTAGACGAGTCATTATCAGCATTAGATTTAAAATTACGTACTGAAATGCAATATGAATTAAGAGAACTACAATCGCGACTTGGCATTACTTTCATTTTTGTAACCCATGATCAAGAAGAAGCACTTGCGCTTAGTGATTATATCTTTGTTATGAAAGATGGCAAAGTTCAACAATTTGGTACACCTACTGACATCTATGATGAGCCAGTAAATCGTTTTGTTGCTAACTTTATCGGTGAGTCTAATATCGTCGAAGGGCATATGGTCAAAGATTATGTTGTTAATATTTATGGTCAAGACTTTGAATGTGTTGATATGGGAATACCGACTAATAAAAAAGTAGAAGTAGTCATTAGACCAGAAGATATTTCATTAATTGAAGCTTCAAAAGGTTTATTTAAAGCTACGGTTGACTCTATGCTATTTAGAGGTGTGCATTATGAAATTTGCTGCATAGACAAAAAAGGTTACGAATGGGTGATTCAGACTACTAAAAAGGCTGAAGTTGGAAGTGAAGTAGGTTTATACTTTGATCCTGAAGCCATTCACATCATGGTACCTGGTGAAACAGAAGAAGAATTTGATAAACGTATTGAAAGTTATGAGGAAGTCGATCATGCGTAATACTAATAAATTATTATTAATTCCTTATTTATTATGGATGATTTTGTTTATTATTATTCCTGTTATGCTATTAGTCTATTTTTCTTTTATTGATGTAAATGGGCATTTTAGTTTCACCAATTACCAGCAAATTTTCACTCTAAAATATTTGAAAATGTTTGCTTACTCAATCTTGTATGCGGCATTA containing:
- a CDS encoding ABC transporter ATP-binding protein; the protein is MEPLLSFKSVSKSYDDLNILDEIDIDIESGHFYTLLGPSGCGKTTILKLIAGFEYPDSGEVIYQNKAIGKLPPNKRKVNTVFQDYALFPHLNVYDNIAFGLKLKKLPTKEIDKKVTEALKLVKLSGYEQRNINGMSGGQKQRVAIARAIVNEPEILLLDESLSALDLKLRTEMQYELRELQSRLGITFIFVTHDQEEALALSDYIFVMKDGKVQQFGTPTDIYDEPVNRFVANFIGESNIVEGHMVKDYVVNIYGQDFECVDMGIPTNKKVEVVIRPEDISLIEASKGLFKATVDSMLFRGVHYEICCIDKKGYEWVIQTTKKAEVGSEVGLYFDPEAIHIMVPGETEEEFDKRIESYEEVDHA